The Colletotrichum higginsianum IMI 349063 chromosome 2, whole genome shotgun sequence genome has a segment encoding these proteins:
- a CDS encoding Wsc domain-containing protein, which translates to MKFTAAATLAALVGAASAGSKSDDRTFAVLRFNNKELVKARVDPIINPGKPATHVHGVMGGSNFGMSATGESLTQSKCTNAMINGDNSAYWFPSLYFQDPKTKQFESVEVFYVNVYYFFDGTDDEIKAFPPGLQIFSGNASARTPPSTGGKQNLDPEDGPIQPVQWTCPRSSYNPPSYPANSDGMTAGIVDPNNQGSGVGFPDQNCDGFGSPLRADIHMPSCYNPKAALDDYKSMAWPSRKGASSGGRKNCPEGWIHVPHMFFEVYFDTPKFAGRWTPGQGAQPFVLSNGDASGYSLHADFIAAWDQDVLQQIIDNCNAGSSGMDKCPGLLKGLNTNKDCKIDSPLQEVTDGILDKLPGDNPLGGFSFGPILGGGGGGSDSDSGVVVKPSGGASSASSAKPSPTTEPAYSPIRQLDEAPKTSAAAASSQLPIQQAPEKENTQPAEEETTAPPAAVPTPSLGGSQPSKATSSCLRKTKTVWETVTVTVAAEESAPAKADDYSKARRHVHDHMKRHRSHRD; encoded by the exons ATGAAgttcaccgccgccgccacgctGGCCGCGCTCGTgggcgccgcctcggccggctcCAAGTCCGACGACAGGACGTTTGCCGTCCTCCGTTTCAACAACAAGGAACTCGTCAAGGCCCGTGTTGATCCCATCATCAACCCTGGAAAGCCCGCAACCCACGTCCACGGCGTCATGGGAGGCAGCAACTTTGGCATGTCGGCCACGGGCGAGTCCCTGACGCAGTCCAAGTGCACCAACGCCATGATCAACGGCGACAACAGCGCCTACTGGTTCCCGTCCCTGTACTTCCAGGACCCCAAGACCAAGCAGTTCGAGTCGGTCGAGGTCTTTTACGTCAACGTCTACTACTT CTTcgacggcaccgacgacgagatcaagGCCTTCCCCCCCGGTCTGCAGATCTTCAGCGGCAACGCCTCCGCCCGCACGCCGCCCTCCACCGGAGGAAAGCAGAACCTCGACCCCGAGGACGGCCCCATCCAGCCCGTCCAGTGGACCTGCCCCAGGTCGAGCTACAACCCGCCCTCGTACCCCGCCAACTCGGACGGCATGaccgccggcatcgtcgaccccAACAACCAGGGCTCCGGCGTCGGCTTCCCCGACCAGAACTGCGACGGCTTCGGCTCCCCGCTGCGCGCCGACATCCACATGCCCTCGTGCTACAACcccaaggccgccctcgacgactACAAGAGCATGGCCTGGCCCTCGAGAAAGGGCGCCTCCAGCGGCGGCCGCAAGAACTGCCCCGAGGGATGGATCCACGTCCCCCACATGTTCTTCGAGGTCTACTTCGACACCCCCAAGTTCGCCGGCCGCTGGACCCCCGGCCAGGGCGCCCAGCCCTTTGTCCTCTCCAACGGCGACGCCTCGGGCTACAGCCTGCACGCCGACTTCATCGCCGCCTGGGACCAGGACGTCCTCCAGCAGATCATCGACAACTGCAACGCCGGCTCCTCGGGCATGGACAAGTGCCCCGGCCTGCTGAAGGGCCTCAACACCAACAAGGACTGCAAGATCGACTCGCCCCTCCAAGAGGTCACCGACGGcatcctcgacaagcttCCCGGCGACAACCCCCTCGGCGGCTTCTCCTTCGGCcccatcctcggcggcggcggcggcggcagcgacagcgacagcggcgtTGTTGTCAAGCCCTCCGGCGGcgcatcctcggcctcctccgccaAGCCGTCCCCTACCACCGAGCCTGCTTACAGCCCCATTCGCCAGCTTGACGAGGCCCCCAAgacctccgccgccgccgcttcgtCCCAGCTGCCCATCCAGCAGGCGCCCGAGAAGGAGAACACTCagccggccgaggaggagacgaccgcgccccccgccgccgtgcccACCCCCAGCCTGGGCGGCTCCCAACCCTCCAaggcgacgtcgtcctgTCTCCGCAAGACCAAGACCGTCTGGGagaccgtcaccgtcaccgtgGCCGCCGAAGAGTCCGCCcccgccaaggccgacgacTACAGCAAGGCCCGCCGCCACGTCCACGACCACATGAAGCGCCACCGCAGCCACCGCGACTAA
- a CDS encoding NOL1/NOP2/sun family protein yields the protein MSLYHETAEILSASPDHGGSLKSRVFGKKGLKSPPAQVYALALETCKWSGVLKEVVEAAEILRHERKASRPTPPSPSVRTTSANPAPQLTPVLALLLVHDFLLAKKGIALPQTHGLRTSVERHKARLASELTRARLRRKMPSVEALRADVNANADPEGRHPRWIRVNALRSNVEDQLETTFKGWERALSIEAVTQSAGKAIFIDTHVPNLLAAPPGTDVTKTPAYLKGEIILQDKASCFPAYLLDPRSEDGDVVDSCAAPGNKTTHLAAIVQSHQPDQTTRQPTIFAFERDPRRAQTLEKMVKIAGSRGMTKIGPGQDFLDVDPEADAYKHVGALLLDPSCSGSGIVGRDSMPELHLPELPGPAAAAAKGAKGAKGKADRLKRKRAEEERPVMVDDDGNAVEVQSEQELQKRLDALAGFQLTLLLHAMRFSSATKITYSTCSIHAEENEGVVVRALASTVAKARGWRVLAREKQVRGMREWPVRGLPEAAGGDAAVAEACIRTYKGDGHGVMGFFVAAFARDGGEGAAAGEDGPYVRDDEGRIVRDAAGMPVLKSTGEPVVLEDAARQAPPGGGDDSEDDSEGSSEHGSDEDEWAGFD from the coding sequence ATGTCGCTGTATCATGAGACGGCCGAGATCCTCTCGGCGAGCCCCGAccacggcggcagcctcAAGAGCCGCGTGTTTGGCAAGAAGGGTCTCAAGTCGCCGCCCGCGCAGGTGTACGCCCTCGCGCTCGAGACATGCAAGTGGAGCGGCGTGTTGaaggaggtcgtcgaggcggccgagatccTCCGCCACGAGCGCAAGGCGAGTCGTCCAACccccccgtcgccgtcagTCCGAACAACGTCCGCTAACCCCGCCCCGCAGCTCACCCCCGtgctggcgctgctgctggtgcaCGACTTCCTCCTGGCCAAGAAGGGCATTGCGCTGCCGCAGACGCACGGCCTGAGGACGTCGGTTGAGCGCCACAAGGCCAGGCTGGCCTCGGAGCTGACGCGCGCGAGGCTGCGGAGGAAGATGCCGTCCGTGGAGGCGCTGAGGGCGGACGTCAACGCGAACGCCGACCCGGAGGGGAGACACCCCCGGTGGATCCGGGTGAACGCGCTCCGGAGCAACGTGGAGGACCAGCTCGAGACGACCTTCAAGGGATGGGAGAGGGCGCTGTCCATCGAGGCGGTGACGCAGTCGGCGGGCAAGGCCATCTTCATCGACACGCACGTGCCCAACctgctggcggcgccgcccggCACGGACGTGACCAAGACGCCGGCGTACCTCAAGGGCGAGATCATCCTGCAAGACAAGGCCTCGTGCTTCCCCGCGTATCTGCTCGACCCGCGGtccgaagacggcgacgtcgtcgactcgTGCGCGGCCCCCGGAAACAAGACGACGCAcctggccgccatcgtccAGTCGCACCAGCCGGACCAGACCACGCGGCAGCCGACCATCTTCGCGTTCGAGCGGGACCCCCGAAGGGCGCAGACGCTCGAGAAGATGGTCAAGATCGCCGGCAGCAGGGGCATGACCAAGATCGGGCCGGGCCAGGACTTCCTGGACGTCGACCCCGAGGCGGACGCGTACAAGCACGTCGGAGCCCTGCTCCTGGAccccagctgctcgggcAGCGGCATCGTCGGACGAGACTCGATGCCGGAGCTGCACCTCCCCGAGCTTCCCggtcccgccgccgccgccgccaaggggGCCAAGGGGGCCAAGGGGAAGGCGGACAGGCTCAAGCGGAAAcgggccgaggaggagaggccGGTGatggtcgacgacgacgggaacgccgtcgaggtgcAGTCGGAACAGGAGCTGCAAAAGCGGCTCGACGCGCTGGCCGGGTTCCAGCTGACGCTGCTGCTCCACGCGATGaggttctcctcggcgaccaaGATCACCTACTCGACCTGCTCCATCCACGCGGAGGAGaacgagggcgtcgtcgtcagggCGCTCGCGTCAACGGTCGCCAAGGCGCGCGGGTGGAGGGTCCTGGCGAGGGAGAAGCAGGTCCGCGGGATGCGCGAGTGGCCCGTCCGGGGACTACCCGAGGCGGcaggcggcgacgcggcggtggcggaggcgtGCATCCGGACGTACAAGGGCGACGGGCACGGCGTCatgggcttcttcgtcgccgcgTTCGCCAGGGACGGGGGCGAGggagcggcggccggcgaggacgggcCGTACGTCAGGGATGACGAGGGGCGGATCGTGAGGGACGCGGCGGGGATGCCCGTGCTGAAGAGCACAGGTGAGCCTGTCGTCTTGGAGGACGCCGCACGTCAGGCACcgccggggggaggggatgatTCGGAGGATGATTCGGAGGGTTCAAGCGAGCACGGCAgtgacgaggacgagtgGGCTGGGTTTGACTAG
- a CDS encoding Protein disulfide-isomerase, whose translation MDVAFRRRGDRRLRDGGDGADRLQVSQCVRCECIIIRIGADLLLRQPSNDNSKRLEAEWKAVRSSTGVAMRWDDDLADESCSGLGAYPAIRLLRGGHPPLDYLGPRTSDEILRFIERVERSPHGPVNVPAEDAVSFQDVDDFVCIGHFPPGTALRQAFEAVADKYRTEFTFGVVVVDVDSPGVAVAAAANDAKVVCHKRDDQSVHTWTSGDDGLEAWLVEASRPVIAELTPANHQRFLDVSRSPSPLPETRD comes from the exons ATGGATGTCGCTTTTCGCCGGCGCGGTGACCGCCGACTTCGGgacggcggagacggcgctGATCGCCT ACAGGTGTCCCAGTGCGTACGGTGTGAATGCATCATCATCAGGATCGGCGCTGACTTGTTGCTACGTCAGCCTTCAAACGACAACTCGAAGCGGCTGGAAGCGGAGTGGAAGGCGGTGCGGTCCTCGACCGGGGTTGCCATGAGGTGGgatgacgacctcgccgacgagtcCTGCTCGGGCCTGGGCGCGTATCCCGCCATCAGACTCCTCCGCGGTGGCCACCCGCCGCTGGATTACCTCGGCCCGCGTACGAGCGATGA GATCCTGCGCTTTATCGAACGGGTCGAGCGCTCCCCGCATGGCCCCGTCAACGTccccgccgaggacgccgtgTCTTTCCAGGACGTAGACGACTTTGTCTGCATCGGGCACTTCCCGCCGGGGACCGCACTGCGGCAGGCGTTCGAGGCCGTGGCGGACAAGTACCGCACCGAGTTCACctttggcgtcgtcgttgtcgacgtcgacagcccgggcgtcgccgtcgccgccgccgccaacgacgcaAAAGTGGTCTGCCACAAACGAGACGACCAGAGCGTCCACACGTGGACctctggcgacgacgggctggAGGCAtggctcgtcgaggcctCGCGGCCCGTCATCGCGGAGCTCACGCCCGCGAACCACCAGCGCTTCCTCGACGTGAGCCgttccccctctcccctccccgaAACGCGCGACTGA
- a CDS encoding Major facilitator superfamily transporter: MASAPPHSSSSSITATEADVEAQKPVNKANYFHLLFDQAGVTEAVLERKYPGEGTHEAPYVVDFLPEDAHNPQTFPVWKKWTYTIEQAIATLAVAFVSTAYSGGIAEVIRDFGVSTEIGILGVSLFVVGFAVGPLMWAPLSELYGRQYLFIVTYIALTAFNAGAAGAQNIETLIILRFFAGTFGASPMTNAGGVIADMFNANERGLATAIFAAAPFLGPSIGPIYGPAIRKRCKFAAEASAVLERMRQTHEETTEDDALAEQEKKEHERTMSAAPSDGGVLSDDERTVQGVISDDEAARKVQQA, encoded by the exons ATGGCGTCAGCGCCGCCGcactcctcgtcgtcgtcgatcacggcgaccgaggccgacgtcgaggcgcaGAAGCCCGTCAACAAGGCCAACTACTTCCACCTCCTCTTCGACCAGGCCGGCgtcaccgaggccgtcctcgagcgcAAGTACCCCGGCGAGGGCACGCACGAGGCGCCCTACGTGGTCGACTTCCTCCCCGAGGATGCCCACAACCCGCAGACCTTCCCCGTGTGGAAGAAGTGGACCTACACCATCGAGCAGGCCATCgccaccctcgccgtcgccttcgtgAGCACGGCCTACTCgggcggcatcgccgaggtCATCCGCGACTTTGGCGTGTCGACCGAGATCGGCATCCTGGGCGTGTCGCTGTTCGTCGTgggcttcgccgtcggcccCCTGATGTGGGCGCCGCTGTCCGAGCTGTACGGCCGCCAGTACCTCTTCATCGTGACCTACATCGCCCTCACCGCCTtcaacgccggcgccgccggcgcccagAACATCGAGaccctcatcatcctccgcttcttcgccggcacCTTCGGCGCCTCGCCCATGACCAacgcgggcggcgtcatTGCCGACATGTTCAACGCCAACGAGCGCGGCCTCGCCACGGccatcttcgccgccgcccccttccTGGGTCCTTCCATCG GTCCCATT TACGGCCCCGCCATCCGCAAGCGCTGCAagttcgccgccgaggcctccgccgtcctcgagcgcATGCGCCAGACCCACGAAGAGAccaccgaggacgacgccttggccgagcaggagaagaaggagcaCGAGCGCACAATGTCCGCCGCGCCtagcgacggcggcgtgctGTCGGACGACGAGCGCACCGTCCAGGGCGTGATttcggacgacgaggccgcccgcAAGGTGCAGCAGGCCTAG
- a CDS encoding BTB/POZ domain-containing protein → MPMDKPAAAAPERFFEVRSPASFAARMWSRKYSGVPVVPDGDLILVVGVGAETTELRADSLILKRASRVFGAMLGPRFSEGQKLLDRGAEPVKISLPDEDPEIMELILNILHHQNSRVCQIAAADSILEVAVIADKYDLVDALKYASQTMLRYHEPSIEHLTVGDLWRLGLAAGLLNEPKAFEKITRMLVWNHTVPYIQLVDAEDAIDIEFALRMCYLLEKERQDLKTSLLLHLLPIISTGNQLRLVEIKVDSAEHFDAWPELMKLFGASLKETTRFAEGLVLADRSRRAAGPGSDFMRHFRTRGGIRLADARRGRG, encoded by the exons ATGCCCATGGacaagccggcggcggcggcgccggaaAGGTTCTTCGAGGTGCGCTCGCCGGCGAGTTTCGCGGCGCGGATGTGGTCGCGCAAGTACAGCGGGGTGCCGGTGGTGCCGGACGGCGACCTGATCCTCGTGGTCGGGGTCGgcgcggagacgacggagtTGCGCGCGGACTCGCTGATCCTCAAGCGGGCGTCGCGGGTGTTTGGGGCGATGCTGGGGCCGCGGTTCTCCGAGGGCCAGAAGCTGCTGGACCGCGGGGCGGAGCCCGTCAAGATCAGCCTGCCCGACGAGGACCCGGAGATCATGGAGCTCATCCTCAACATCCTGCACCACCAGAACTCGCGCGTGTGCCAGATCGCGGCGGCCGACTCGATCCTGGAGGtggccgtcatcgccgacaagtacgacctcgtcgacgcgctCAAG TACGCGTCGCAGACCATGTTGCGGTACCACGAGCCGTCGATCGAGCACCTGACGGTCGGGGACCTGTGGCGGCTGGGCCTGGCGGCGGGGCTGCTCAACGAGCCCAAGGCGTTTGAGAAGATCACGCGCATGCTGGTGTGGAACCACACGGTGCCGTACATCCAGctggtcgacgccgaggacgccatcgacaTTGAGTTTGCGCTGCGCATGTGCT ACCTCCTCGAAAAGGAGCGGCAGGACCTCAAGacgtcgctgctgctgcacctgCTGCCCATCATCTCGACGGGCAACCAGCTGCGGCTCGTCGAGATCAAGGTCGACTCGGCGGAGCACTTTGACGCGTGGCCGGAGCTGATGAAGCTGTTCGGGGCGAGCCTcaaggagacgacgaggttCGCCGAGGGGCTGGTCTTGGCGGACCGAAGCCGCCGGGCGGCCGGCCCCGGCTCCGACTTTATGAGGCACTTCAGGACCCGCGGCGGCATacgcctcgccgacgcgcgGAGGGGACGGGGCTGA